The Arabidopsis thaliana chromosome 5, partial sequence genomic interval atgttacttaataacaattgtaaactataaaattaaaacattttatagatagatacaatttacaaatttttatatatattaatttaaaaaataaattgtttttgcaatgtaccgcgggttaaaatctagtatttttacatttttgtattaGTTGGgcgaaattttttttttttgtgctttaGGCAGGGAAATACATTGGACCGCCTTGACTCCAGTATACCGTTTTTGTAACTGGATTCgctttaataaatatatatttaagaaaaaaaatctagtcaATTAAACAGTCTAGTCGCTTATCTCaaatatcttaaaaacaaaaaaaaatatccatgGGCTACAAAGTTTTTATCTTGGACCAATAATTATTTGGGCCGATGCCTTTACTTCTGATTATTGGTTATATCATTGGACTAACCCTACTTGGAATTGGGTCTATAAACTTTTcctgattctttttttttttttttggctcaacaacaataattatcattaaacAACAGAGTTTTACAACTTGTCTAATTCCACAAACGATTTTACCCAATATGGCACTATAGAATACAACTTAGGATCATAATTctcaagagaaagagattccTTTGCTATCCTATCTGCCACTCCATTGCCTCCACGATGCATGAACACAAACTTTGTTTCCTCAAAATGCTGAAGCAAGAGCTTGATGTCTTGTAGAATAGGGTCCAGAATAGGCATATCACCGTTATCAACAAGAATAGACACCAATTGTTGGGAGTCAGATTCAAAGATTACCTTTCGGTAATTGAGTCGAGAGAGTGACAACACCGCCCAACGCATGGCTTCAGCCTCAGTAACCAAGGCGGATTGAGTCATTGATAGCCCTTGCACCCATCCAAAGCACGTTCTTGTCGGAGTTTCTAAGCACCCAGCCGATGCCACACTTGCTGCGTTCTGCATTCCAAGCTCCATCTGAGTTACACTTAACCCACCCATGTGGGGGTTGCTTCCACTTGATCACTTGCTGCTCAGATCTCTCTATGTGTTTTGGTAGAAAACTCCGCTGCAGATTTTGCCTCCACTCCTCAACATCCTCTACAGCCCGCCGAATTACATCTGGTGCATCAAACTGTTTCCCCTTAAAAACGAGGTCATTTCGATTCTTCCACAGTCTCCATAGAATCCATGGAGCTACCATACCGTCATCTCCCAACTGTGGGTGGTACTGATTAATGTTCAATATCCTGTGCATGTTTTGGTATAGAGAATCTGACCACTCACCTTCAGGCGGGGCTGGGATGGGGGATATAGCCCAAACAAGTCTAGCAAAACTATTCCTGATTCTTAGTTTTTCTGATTCTTAGTCAGCGGAAAGTATAGCCCAAACTTTTTCTGATTCTTAGTCAGCGGAAAAACAATTTTTCCGgaaccaaaacataaaccaaaactattgaagcaaaaaaacaatttaaggCATAAAGccataattaaaataaactcAACAACCGAAACTTTAAAATGAATCCTTAATTATTTTCCACTGAGAAGCAAATCACAAcacaaatacttttttttcaaaaactgaattttgttgatgatgatggtaaaTACCACAACCGGAAAATTTGGAACTACTTGTCCTCATTTAGTTAGTGCTTAAAAGACTTATGAAATCAAACCATCTACTTACAAACTCCAGTTTGACAGGCTTCGTTGAAGAAACTTTAGAAACATAGAAAACATGCTGAGATCGATAAAGTCGAGATATGTTTAATAGGGTCTATAAGCTAggaaatatgtttttatataaataaataaataaataaaaaaacgacGTACATATGACTCTCATTTCTACCGAtgatatgatatgatatatttttgttacacTTTCCATTTTCCGCGTTAACTTCATCACTATGATTTCTTTCCAATTTTATTTACCAATTATTGTTACAACTTAGACGAAAGTGTGTAATGTTATTTGGATAGTTTCGACGACGAATTTACAACCGTTATATGGTTCAtatttatgtaagaaaaagaaaaaagtaaaattttccctaaaaaaattagttatatatcTTAATCTCTATACTGTTCCCAATATCCATTATACtttatatttggtttatatagTCGTGTCTTATCATCTAAGAAACAATCAAccaattttaaccaaaaaaaaattattaaacaaaaccaGCAAGTGTTAACATTTTAACACACCCCAACACGATCAAATTGACCTTCTCTTAAAGTCAGTGATATAAACGACAGATAAAAGGAAGAaatcattaagaaaaaaacacacttgccatttcaaatttcaagtGCATCATGTTTGTTggagaaataatatatataaacagtTTATAATGTTCAATTAAACATAATGGGTTGaggaaagaaaactaaaactttatTAGAATAATTGTTATGAATGCCTTTTCAACATTACTCTTTTTCCAATActatccatttttatttttcattttcatttataccctCTCTTAATgtttaatgaccattttacctctatttggaaaatgttttagataaacaaaatgaaatatttgttttttcccgcccaaaatattctgaaaataaatttcccgccaaacgTTTTCCgccaaaatgtttttaaaaaaaaacatttttcaatttcaaaaaaacaaatttggcggaaaatagattacaagggattttaaaagattttaaaagggctttaaaacattttcaagagattttaaaagattttaaaagggttttaaaagatttacaagagtttttaaaagattaacaaggtttttaaaagattttcaaagaatttacaagggttttaaaatcctttaaaaactcttgtaaatcttgttaaaactttttgtaaaggttcacaagagttttaaaatggttcaaaaattattaaagggTTTAccagggtttttaaaagatttttaactggtttaaaaggattttaaaggatttacaagggtttttaaaagattgaaaaaacatatacaagaATTTCAAAACCCTTTAAgaactcttgtaaatctttttaaaaccttttgtaaggggttcacaagagttttaaaatggttcaaaaattatttaagggtttacaagggtttttaaaatatttttaaatggtttacaaaagttttaaatgatttacaagggtttttaaaagatttacaagggtatttaaaattcttgtaaatcattttaaaactctttaaaaacacttgtaaatcttttaaaatcattgtaaaaggtttaaaatgatttacaaaggttttaaaaagggtttttatagtatttacatatataaagactttataaagattttaagaggttttaactgatttacaagggtttttaacaaatttacaaagcttttaaaaaactgtacaaggttttttaaagagtttttagagggttcttaaaacttttacaaggatttttaaatgCATGTTTTTAGCTGGGACTTTTTTGTcgtggagaaaaaaaattggagggaaaaaaaaaatttggcggaattttgtttttgtcgggaaaaaaaattttggcgggaaaatttcagtttattATTACATATTCTCGTTAGATGAGtgtaatttggtcatttgcTCAAGAGAAGtgggatttttaaaaatggacaacataaaagggtattgttgcaaaagggtagTAGAAAAAGGGTATTTTTGCAAATCTCTAAATATATTAACCAAGTCAAATATCAAGttaatgattatttaatttcttagaTTATTTCAACACCTAAACTCATCTATAAATTGAAGTCTATGGAACATAAGTTATTTTATCTCTTCAATACAATCTTATTCCACAGACAAAAACCCTCTTCCTATCTCGTTAATGGCAATGAAGAGTCTCTCATTTCTTGCAGCTCTATCTCTCTTGGCTTTAACACTTCCATTAACCATTGCTTCTGATCCAAGCCAACTTCAAGACTTTTGTGTCAGCGCCAACAGCTCAGCAAATGGCGGTATGTACATGATGATTGCAAAACATTTTTACtcatattattaataatttttctcATATCTTAATAACACTATCTCCTTCTTGGTtacaattttcagtttttgttaaTGGAAAGTTCTGCAAGGACCCAAAGCTGGTCACAGCAGATGACTTCTTTTTCCCAGGGCTTCAAACTGCAAGACCCATAACAAGTCCTGTTGGGTCGACCGTGACAGCCGTCAATGTTAACAACCTTCTTGGGTTAAACACTCTTGGAATCTCCCTTGTCCGTATTGATTATGCGGTTGACGGACAGAACCCACCTCACACCCACCCACGTGCCACGGAGATCTTGGTTGTCGAACTAGGAACACTTCTCGTAGGGTTTGTTACATCAAACCCCGATAATCGCCTATTCACTAAAGTTCTCAACGAGGGTGATGTATTTGTGTTTCCAGAGGGACTCATCCATTTTCAAGCAAACATTGGCAAGGCACCAGCGGTTGCATTCGCCGCTCTAAGCAGCCAAAACCCTGGTGTCATCACTATTGCACCAACCGTGTTTGGGGCTAACCCAGCCATCAACCCAAATATTCTTGCAAAGGCGTTCCAGGTTGACCCAAGGGTTGTCATGGATCTACAGACCAAGTtcaagaaataataatatcgTACTTTTGAATTGCTATCCCTTTATATATTTGTGCCTGAATAAGGATCGTGTTTCTCCGTCCATCCTTTCGTGACATGATCTGTTTCTTTGCTTCACCTTGATTCAattctaaataaattaatatttgcacatatgtttttaaaaatgtattcatGTTCCTAATGTCAGTTTGGAAATTCACAAGTTATCACTATTCTGGTGGagttttcttcaacaaaacaaaaacaacaacaaaaaaaccatATTCATTcattacaaaatatatcaaagtCTCTAGCTCATTGAGAGATTTTTGCCTTCAGAATCCcttaacaaaaaacagaaaaaaagaagaagaagagatgtttCGCCTTGAGACCATCCACATTGAATAGCCTCTCATGTTGtcttaaatacta includes:
- a CDS encoding RmlC-like cupins superfamily protein (RmlC-like cupins superfamily protein; FUNCTIONS IN: manganese ion binding, nutrient reservoir activity; INVOLVED IN: biological_process unknown; LOCATED IN: cell wall; CONTAINS InterPro DOMAIN/s: Cupin, RmlC-type (InterPro:IPR011051), Cupin 1 (InterPro:IPR006045), RmlC-like jelly roll fold (InterPro:IPR014710), Germin (InterPro:IPR001929), Germin, manganese binding site (InterPro:IPR019780); BEST Arabidopsis thaliana protein match is: RmlC-like cupins superfamily protein (TAIR:AT5G38940.1); Has 1497 Blast hits to 1493 proteins in 90 species: Archae - 0; Bacteria - 0; Metazoa - 0; Fungi - 39; Plants - 1439; Viruses - 0; Other Eukaryotes - 19 (source: NCBI BLink).) — its product is MAMKSLSFLAALSLLALTLPLTIASDPSQLQDFCVSANSSANGVFVNGKFCKDPKLVTADDFFFPGLQTARPITSPVGSTVTAVNVNNLLGLNTLGISLVRIDYAVDGQNPPHTHPRATEILVVELGTLLVGFVTSNPDNRLFTKVLNEGDVFVFPEGLIHFQANIGKAPAVAFAALSSQNPGVITIAPTVFGANPAINPNILAKAFQVDPRVVMDLQTKFKK
- a CDS encoding Polynucleotidyl transferase, ribonuclease H-like superfamily protein (Polynucleotidyl transferase, ribonuclease H-like superfamily protein; FUNCTIONS IN: ribonuclease H activity, nucleic acid binding; INVOLVED IN: biological_process unknown; LOCATED IN: cellular_component unknown; CONTAINS InterPro DOMAIN/s: Polynucleotidyl transferase, ribonuclease H fold (InterPro:IPR012337), Ribonuclease H (InterPro:IPR002156); BEST Arabidopsis thaliana protein match is: Polynucleotidyl transferase, ribonuclease H-like superfamily protein (TAIR:AT2G34320.1); Has 90 Blast hits to 90 proteins in 6 species: Archae - 0; Bacteria - 0; Metazoa - 0; Fungi - 0; Plants - 90; Viruses - 0; Other Eukaryotes - 0 (source: NCBI BLink).) → MHRILNINQYHPQLGDDGMVAPWILWRLWKNRNDLVFKGKQFDAPDMELGMQNAASVASAGCLETPTRTCFGWVQGLSMTQSALVTEAEAMRWAVLSLSRLNYRKVIFESDSQQLVSILVDNGDMPILDPILQDIKLLLQHFEETKFVFMHRGGNGVADRIAKESLSLENYDPKLYSIVPYWVKSFVELDKL